The Sulfurospirillum tamanense DNA window GCCTCATCAAAATAGGCTTCCAGTGCCCTTTGCACCGCTTCGCGATCATGACGCGCGTACGCTTCTTTGATCGAAGGGCTTCGGGAGAGAAAAAGGGAGAAAGCCAAAGCTTCCCGCTTTTGAGAGTCGATGGCTTCTTGGGCATGCCACAGGGCAGATTCCACTTGTTTTTCCAAAGACTCTTGCTGGATGCTCTGGTTGATGGTATGCACCCCATACACACTAATAGCAATAGTTACTCCAAAAAGGAGGATAAGAAAGACAAGAGGGCGTAAGGTGAAAATAGCAAATCCTTAATTATTTCTTAAAACAATAAGTCAAATCTTGACACAAAGTTGACATAAATCATTTAGAATTATCGCACATCAATACTAAAAAGGAGAAAAAATGCGTCGTTTGACTCTAGGCCTCGTGCTATTTGGCCTTACATGTACACACGCTTTGGCGTTTGAGCCGTGGACACTGGCAGAACGCGGAAACCGAGGGTATAAGCAACCTTCCATTCAATGGATAGAGGGCGCTACCATCAACGAGGTGGAAAATGGCACCCTTAACTATGCCTTGCCTGCTTTTGAAGGCGACCCACTGTGGGACCCTCTCAATGCCAAGCCTATCACGCCAGACACCAAATACGGCGAAGCGGTGCAGTACGGGTACCAACTCATTGTGGCCACGTGGCGCCACATTGGCCCTGAAGTGGAAGATGTAAACATGCGTTACGCGGGTAACAACAATGCATGTAGTAGTTGCCACTTGGGTGCTGGCACCATGCAGTACTCCGCACCTTTCGTGGGCACCTACGGCAATTTTCCCCAATACCGAAACCGTGAAGATGTCTTAGGTACACTTACTTCACGCATCAATGGCTGTATGGAACGTAGCATGAATGGCTACAAGCTTCCCCCTGAGAGCAATGAAATGAAAGCCATGCAAGCGTACATGCACTGGCTAAGCCAAGGAATCCCTGTGGGTGCTAGTAAAATCAAAGGGCGCGGACTCAAGTTGGTCAACCGCCCCATGATTCGCAACAACACTGCAGATGTAGAAAATGGAGCGAAAGTCTACGAAGCCCAATGCGCAGTATGTCACGGAGAAAATGGCCAAGGGGAAAAACGGCTAGATGCTAATGGAAAGTTTGATGGTTACACCAACCCAGCACTTTGGGGAACGGACGATACTTACAACACAGGGGCTGGGATGTACCGCACTCTTAAAGCTGCGGATTTTATCTATAGTACGATGCCAAAAGGCGCAACGGGTGACGCACCCATTCTAACTGATAAAGAAGCATACGACGTAGCAGCTTTCATCAACCAAGATGCCCACTATCGTCCTGTCAAAATTAACCGTAATGTTGATTTTGGTGACCCAAAAGTGCGTGTTCCTGACCAAGATGTCATGGGATATTATGGCAAAAATGGTGAATTGATGTTTCCTGATGAGGGAATGGAGCGCATGCGCTACAAAGTTGGGCCTTACAAAGGCATCATCAAACAAAAACCAGCAAACTAAGGAGTCATCATGAAACCCCTATATACCGCTCTAATCGCACTTGCTTTGCTTGGCTTTACAGGATGTGCTACCCCTTCGACACCCAAGGCAAGCACCCTCCAAGGCACGGCAGCCAATGTCAACAAAATGGCACCTCAAAGCACTGTTATGACCCTTACCACGGAGGGCAACAATGCCACCATCGCCTTCCCAAATCTTCAAAATAACACTGGCGCTGGGTTTACTGCCACGCCATGCCATGGCACCTTTACCCTCGTAGGTTCTCACGCCAACGCCCTTACTAAGAGCGTCACGCATGTGTACCAAGGGGGCTTTATTGCGAACAACAATTGTGCGCTTTTTACCGAACAATCCTCAACAACATACACCGACGCACAAACACCGCGTTTTGCGCATCTTGAGAGTACGAAAGAAGGATGGGAGATTCGCATTAGCGAAGATTTGGCAGGGAAGTCTCTTCTCATTGTAGGACGAGTGCAATAACACCATGTCCGCGCCATTGGCGCGGACATTACCCCTTTACATGTAAAGCTTCACGTGCTTGAATAATGTCTTTTTCAATCTGCTTTTTCAATAGTTTCAAATCGCTAAAAGTTTGGTTTTCTCGCAAATGTGCCACAAAAAATAACTCTACATGATAAACACTTTCCGCCTCAGGTGCCTCCAAAAGATGGGTTTCGATGGCAAATTTTCCATCAGTACTGGTGCGCACTCCCACAAAAGAGACCGAATCTACCAAACGCCCCTCCACTAATGTGCGCGTCGCATACACCCCTTCTTTTGGGAGCAAATAATGCTTTACATGTAAATTGAGAGTAGGATACAATACTTTTTTACCAAGCCCTTGGCCTGCGATAACTGTACCAACAATCCCGTATTCACGCCCAAGAAGCCGATTAGCTAGAGCAATATTTCCCTCTCTCAGCTGGGTGCGAATGGTTGAAGAGTGTACTGAGATGCCCTCAAATAGAAATTCTTTAACAATCTCTACCTCTCCATCAAAAAGCAAAGGCAAATCATTGGCACGGTGGGCACGTTTGGCTCCAAAACAAAAATCATATCCCACAACAATCTTTCGAAGGTTTGGAAACTCTTTTTTCAAAAGCGCAATAAACTCCTCACCACTCAAGTCTTTGACTTTCAAAAAATGGTAAAACATGCACGGATATTTTGCATACTGACTTCGCTTGGTTCCTGGAGTGAGGTTGGCTTCGTCTTTATCAATCACCAAAAGCGCCCCATGCTCGCCAAGACGCGCAATGAGTTGCTGGTGCCCCAAATGCACCCCGTCAAACCCACCAATAGCAATGGCGGTGACGCTATCTTTTTTTAAATGCATAGAAGAATTCGACATTCCCCTCTTTTCCTTTTAGCTTAGACTCTTCCACATAGCATAACTCCCACCCAAATCCCGCTGCGGCTATCTCAAAACGTCGGCGTGCTTGCATGATGGCTACTCCGTCTTTTAACACCCCTTTTTTACTGCGTTTGGCTTCTTTTCCTACTTCAAACTGGGGTTTAAACAACACAACAATCATCCCGCACGCTAGGGCATCAATAGAAGGCATCAACGCTTCAACGCCCACGAACGAAACATCGCACGTCACCACTTCAAAGGGTGTTGGCGAAGAAAATTCGGTGATATTGGTCTCTTCATGCACCACAAGATTTTCGTGGGCGCGAAGGGAAACGTGCAGTTGGTCTTTGCCCACGTCCACCGCGCTTACATGTAAGGCGTTGTTTTCAAGCAAAACTTGCGTAAAACCGCCCGTACTGCTTCCCACGTCCAAGCACCGCTTGCCCGCTATTTCAAGGGGAAAATCTTCTAAAAATTTAG harbors:
- a CDS encoding c-type cytochrome, producing the protein MRRLTLGLVLFGLTCTHALAFEPWTLAERGNRGYKQPSIQWIEGATINEVENGTLNYALPAFEGDPLWDPLNAKPITPDTKYGEAVQYGYQLIVATWRHIGPEVEDVNMRYAGNNNACSSCHLGAGTMQYSAPFVGTYGNFPQYRNREDVLGTLTSRINGCMERSMNGYKLPPESNEMKAMQAYMHWLSQGIPVGASKIKGRGLKLVNRPMIRNNTADVENGAKVYEAQCAVCHGENGQGEKRLDANGKFDGYTNPALWGTDDTYNTGAGMYRTLKAADFIYSTMPKGATGDAPILTDKEAYDVAAFINQDAHYRPVKINRNVDFGDPKVRVPDQDVMGYYGKNGELMFPDEGMERMRYKVGPYKGIIKQKPAN
- a CDS encoding bifunctional riboflavin kinase/FAD synthetase, which gives rise to MSNSSMHLKKDSVTAIAIGGFDGVHLGHQQLIARLGEHGALLVIDKDEANLTPGTKRSQYAKYPCMFYHFLKVKDLSGEEFIALLKKEFPNLRKIVVGYDFCFGAKRAHRANDLPLLFDGEVEIVKEFLFEGISVHSSTIRTQLREGNIALANRLLGREYGIVGTVIAGQGLGKKVLYPTLNLHVKHYLLPKEGVYATRTLVEGRLVDSVSFVGVRTSTDGKFAIETHLLEAPEAESVYHVELFFVAHLRENQTFSDLKLLKKQIEKDIIQAREALHVKG
- the tlyA gene encoding 23S rRNA (cytidine-2'-O)-methyltransferase TlyA codes for the protein MRLDAYLAEKGLAQSRNKAQEIISEGFVLVNGESVQKHAFEVGEKDTVKVLEHARYVSRAGEKLAKFLEDFPLEIAGKRCLDVGSSTGGFTQVLLENNALHVSAVDVGKDQLHVSLRAHENLVVHEETNITEFSSPTPFEVVTCDVSFVGVEALMPSIDALACGMIVVLFKPQFEVGKEAKRSKKGVLKDGVAIMQARRRFEIAAAGFGWELCYVEESKLKGKEGNVEFFYAFKKR